One stretch of Spirochaetota bacterium DNA includes these proteins:
- the hprK gene encoding HPr(Ser) kinase/phosphatase — MKLYIKDILVDFYTRLKGNDITVLTDSVGLNNYIDNENILSPIPLMENFSEGFIPNSIILFGKIEFLYLQKKKDSNINFLNNKNISLIIFTDDNQPSKIFIDICKTNNICVIKTNINEIEIKKFLMIYLEDKFAPLAVIHGDFIEVFGVGILITGNSGIGKSETTLELIHRGHRLIVDDLVTIKRMSGNFLFGYGSKIAPHYMEIRGVGIIDISRLYGIGVVRDKKRVELQVHLEEWQKSKAYDRTGLVENTTQILGITIPYIILPIRPGRNIPTIIETAAMNFRLKKLGIDSAKEMNKKLKDFLKKEKQVENSFDSLN, encoded by the coding sequence ATGAAGCTTTATATTAAAGATATTTTAGTTGACTTTTATACTAGGCTAAAAGGCAATGATATAACGGTTTTGACTGATTCTGTAGGGCTTAACAATTATATTGATAATGAAAATATTTTGTCACCTATTCCTTTAATGGAAAATTTTTCAGAAGGGTTTATTCCAAACTCTATTATTTTATTTGGTAAAATAGAGTTTTTATATTTGCAAAAGAAGAAAGATTCAAATATTAATTTTTTAAATAACAAAAATATTTCTTTAATTATTTTTACTGATGATAATCAACCATCTAAAATTTTTATAGATATTTGTAAAACTAACAATATTTGCGTTATAAAAACAAATATAAATGAAATTGAAATTAAAAAATTTTTAATGATCTATTTAGAGGATAAATTTGCACCATTAGCCGTCATTCATGGTGATTTTATTGAGGTTTTTGGTGTTGGTATCTTGATTACAGGAAATTCTGGAATAGGGAAATCAGAAACAACTTTAGAATTAATTCATAGAGGCCACAGATTAATAGTTGATGATCTTGTTACAATAAAAAGAATGTCTGGTAATTTTCTTTTTGGTTATGGATCAAAAATTGCCCCACATTATATGGAAATAAGAGGAGTGGGCATTATAGATATTTCAAGACTTTATGGAATAGGTGTAGTTAGAGATAAAAAAAGAGTTGAATTACAAGTTCATCTTGAGGAGTGGCAGAAAAGCAAGGCTTATGATAGAACTGGTCTTGTTGAAAATACAACTCAAATTCTTGGTATTACAATACCTTATATTATATTGCCAATTAGACCTGGTAGAAATATTCCAACTATAATAGAAACAGCAGCAATGAATTTTAGGCTAAAAAAGTTGGGCATTGATTCAGCTAAGGAAATGAATAAAAAATTGAAAGATTTTCTAAAAAAGGAAAAACAGGTTGAAAATTCTTTTGATAGTTTAAATTAA
- a CDS encoding KpsF/GutQ family sugar-phosphate isomerase, with amino-acid sequence MYKDKLIDLNYNREEILNIAKEAVKKEGEAVAKLVNYIDENFLKALELIINCSGKLIITGVGKSGHIGGKIAATLSSTGTPAFYLNPAEGVHGDIGVVMEEDLIIAISKSGETEELLAILPYPKRIGVPIIAVTENKESSLSKIADITLLIPSECEVCPMNLAPTTSTTLTLVLGDAIAVALMKAKNFTPEKFAIFHPAGSLGKKLKKVKDLMTDISDLAVVDENEIVIKALDQMVNFSSLGSRGVCLFKDKNNNITGILADGDLKRLLLKYPDLVNKRCYEIMIREPKRIKHDSFAFEALQKMENKYSFLLVEDENNNIIGVIHFHDILKGKVI; translated from the coding sequence ATGTATAAAGATAAATTAATAGATTTGAATTATAATAGAGAAGAGATTCTTAATATTGCTAAGGAAGCAGTTAAAAAAGAAGGAGAAGCAGTTGCAAAACTTGTTAATTATATTGATGAAAACTTTTTAAAAGCGCTAGAATTAATTATAAATTGTTCTGGAAAATTAATAATAACAGGAGTTGGTAAATCTGGTCATATTGGTGGTAAAATTGCAGCAACTCTTTCTTCTACTGGAACTCCAGCTTTTTATTTAAATCCTGCTGAAGGGGTTCATGGAGATATAGGTGTAGTAATGGAAGAAGACCTAATTATTGCAATAAGTAAATCTGGAGAGACGGAAGAATTATTAGCAATTCTTCCATATCCTAAAAGAATAGGTGTGCCTATAATTGCAGTTACTGAAAATAAAGAATCATCATTATCAAAAATAGCTGATATTACTTTATTAATTCCTTCTGAATGTGAAGTATGTCCAATGAATCTTGCTCCAACAACTTCAACTACTTTAACTCTGGTATTAGGAGATGCTATTGCTGTAGCTTTAATGAAAGCAAAGAACTTTACTCCAGAAAAGTTTGCAATATTTCATCCTGCAGGTTCATTGGGGAAAAAATTAAAAAAAGTAAAAGATTTAATGACAGACATATCTGATCTTGCTGTTGTTGATGAAAATGAAATTGTAATAAAAGCTCTTGATCAAATGGTTAATTTTAGTTCATTAGGTAGTAGAGGTGTTTGTTTATTTAAAGATAAAAATAACAATATAACTGGAATATTGGCTGATGGTGATTTGAAAAGGTTATTATTGAAGTATCCAGATTTAGTTAATAAAAGGTGCTATGAAATAATGATAAGGGAACCAAAGAGGATAAAACATGATAGTTTTGCTTTTGAAGCTTTACAGAAAATGGAAAATAAGTATTCATTTTTACTTGTTGAAGATGAAAACAATAATATAATAGGAGTTATTCATTTTCACGATATTTTGAAAGGAAAAGTTATATGA
- a CDS encoding sigma-54 dependent transcriptional regulator — protein sequence MKKFKGDFYIAIVDDEPDIRNLLYEILNTDGYNCCVAKNYSELEKLISLHKIGIIFLDIFLKNENGLDILKEIKNKYPEIEVVIITGQATIDNAIKAIKLGAFDFISKPLNYDHIITTVNKVLNFKSLKEDYKKLKEEKFLPDEFIGEDESIIKIKELIKIVAKSDSKVIIFGENGTGKELVARLIHLNSDRFDKNFVEINCAAIPPTLIESELFGYEKGSFTNAYERKIGKFEMADKGTLFLDEIGDMSLDTQVKLLRVIQDGRFARIGGLETIEVDVRIISATNKDLEKEIKNGNFREDLFYRLNVIPIYLPPLRERKKDIKLIIDYFLNKLKEKGELRFENFSKDALDIILNYNWPGNIRELKNFIERVNIFSTSKIVDVFLVKSLIGNNKIVDIDDLIESEKSLEEIKKEIERKVIIARLKKFNGNVSLAAKSLGIDRTGLYKKAKILDIKIEKEESN from the coding sequence ATGAAAAAGTTTAAAGGTGATTTCTATATTGCTATAGTTGACGATGAACCAGATATCAGGAATTTGCTATATGAAATCTTAAATACAGATGGATATAATTGTTGCGTTGCTAAAAATTATTCAGAGCTTGAGAAGTTAATTTCTTTGCATAAAATTGGTATTATTTTTTTAGATATATTTCTTAAAAACGAGAATGGACTTGATATTCTTAAAGAAATCAAAAATAAGTATCCAGAAATTGAAGTGGTAATTATAACTGGACAAGCAACAATTGATAATGCTATAAAAGCTATAAAATTAGGCGCTTTTGATTTTATTAGTAAACCACTAAATTATGATCATATAATTACAACAGTAAATAAAGTTTTAAATTTCAAAAGTTTAAAAGAAGATTACAAGAAGTTAAAAGAGGAGAAATTTTTACCTGATGAATTTATAGGTGAAGATGAATCAATAATTAAAATAAAGGAATTAATTAAAATAGTTGCTAAATCAGATTCAAAAGTAATTATATTTGGAGAGAATGGTACTGGGAAAGAGCTTGTTGCAAGGCTCATTCATTTAAATTCTGATAGATTTGATAAGAATTTTGTTGAGATTAATTGTGCAGCAATACCACCTACTTTAATAGAATCTGAATTATTTGGATATGAGAAAGGAAGTTTTACTAATGCTTATGAAAGGAAAATTGGAAAGTTCGAAATGGCAGATAAAGGGACTCTTTTTCTTGATGAAATCGGGGACATGAGTTTAGATACCCAAGTTAAACTATTAAGAGTTATCCAAGATGGAAGATTTGCAAGAATAGGTGGACTTGAAACTATAGAGGTTGATGTAAGAATAATTTCTGCTACTAATAAAGATCTTGAAAAAGAGATTAAAAATGGAAATTTTAGGGAAGATCTTTTCTATAGATTAAATGTTATTCCAATTTATTTACCACCATTAAGGGAAAGAAAAAAGGATATAAAATTAATTATAGATTATTTTTTAAATAAATTAAAGGAAAAAGGAGAATTAAGATTTGAAAATTTTTCAAAAGATGCATTAGATATTATATTAAATTATAACTGGCCAGGAAATATTAGAGAACTTAAAAATTTTATAGAGAGGGTAAATATTTTTTCTACATCTAAAATTGTAGATGTCTTTCTTGTAAAGAGCTTAATAGGAAACAATAAAATAGTGGATATAGATGATTTAATAGAATCAGAAAAATCACTTGAGGAAATAAAAAAAGAAATTGAGAGAAAGGTTATTATTGCTAGGTTAAAAAAGTTTAATGGAAATGTTTCTTTAGCTGCTAAATCACTTGGAATAGATAGAACTGGCTTATATAAAAAAGCCAAAATTCTTGATATTAAAATAGAAAAAGAGGAAAGCAATTAA
- a CDS encoding CTP synthase, with amino-acid sequence MLMRKFIFITGGVCSSLGKGIASSVIASLLECRGYRIVLQKIDPYLNVDAGTMSPFQHGEVYVTDDGAETDLDLGNYSRFTNMVLSSLNSITAGKVYKSVIEKERKGEYLGKTVQVIPHVTDEIQLMIEELNEKEKPDFHIVEIGGTVGDIESVPFLEAAREFFLSRKKDVLFIHLTLIPKIEVAGEYKTKPTQHSVGILRQIGIVPDIILTRISGKLTKEMKKKISLFCSVDFNDVFEAPDVDNIYELPLIYYNQGIDVKILEKFNIEPKSINLSKWEEISKSIKDSKESINLFLCGKYVNLNDAYKSIYEAIKHAGLKNKTKIKIHKIDTEDVETNIEILDHIKREADAIIVPGGFGSRGIEGKIKIIKLARENRIPFLGICLGMQCMTIEYSRNVANIKDANSEEFETNGKNKVICLMEEQKNVKNLGGTMRLGAYSCRLAKNSKVYEVYNSEIIYERHRHRYEFNNEYRKLLQENGLIISGVNEELDLVEVVEWPDHPFGIGVQFHPEFKSKPFDPHPLFKNLIEEGLKYKKNKYNN; translated from the coding sequence ATACTTATGCGAAAATTTATTTTTATTACAGGTGGAGTATGTTCTTCTTTAGGAAAGGGCATAGCTTCATCGGTTATTGCTTCATTGCTTGAATGTAGAGGTTATAGAATAGTTTTACAGAAAATAGATCCATATTTAAACGTTGATGCTGGGACCATGTCACCTTTTCAGCATGGAGAAGTCTATGTAACCGATGATGGTGCTGAGACAGACCTTGATCTTGGAAATTATTCTAGGTTTACAAATATGGTTTTATCCAGTTTAAATTCAATTACAGCAGGGAAAGTTTATAAATCTGTAATTGAAAAAGAAAGAAAAGGTGAATATCTTGGAAAGACAGTACAAGTTATTCCACATGTTACCGATGAGATCCAGTTAATGATTGAAGAATTAAATGAAAAGGAAAAGCCTGATTTTCATATAGTTGAAATTGGTGGTACTGTAGGGGATATAGAATCAGTACCATTTCTTGAAGCAGCTAGAGAATTTTTTCTTTCTCGAAAAAAAGATGTATTATTTATCCACTTAACATTAATACCTAAAATAGAAGTTGCTGGTGAATATAAGACAAAACCTACACAACATTCTGTAGGTATATTAAGACAAATAGGAATAGTTCCAGATATTATATTAACAAGAATTTCTGGTAAACTTACAAAAGAAATGAAAAAGAAAATATCTCTTTTTTGTTCTGTTGATTTTAATGATGTTTTTGAAGCACCTGATGTTGATAATATTTATGAACTACCTCTTATATATTACAATCAAGGAATTGATGTTAAAATACTTGAAAAATTTAATATTGAACCAAAAAGTATAAATTTATCAAAATGGGAAGAAATTTCTAAGTCTATAAAAGACTCAAAGGAATCAATAAATCTTTTTCTTTGTGGTAAATATGTTAATTTAAATGATGCTTATAAATCTATTTACGAGGCTATTAAACATGCTGGTTTAAAAAATAAAACAAAGATTAAAATCCATAAAATAGATACTGAAGATGTTGAAACAAATATTGAAATTTTGGATCATATTAAAAGAGAGGCAGATGCAATTATAGTTCCAGGAGGTTTTGGATCTAGAGGGATAGAAGGAAAAATAAAGATAATTAAATTAGCAAGAGAAAATAGGATTCCTTTTTTAGGGATATGTCTTGGAATGCAATGCATGACAATAGAATATTCAAGAAATGTTGCTAATATTAAAGATGCTAATTCTGAAGAGTTTGAAACAAATGGAAAAAATAAAGTGATATGCTTAATGGAAGAACAAAAAAATGTTAAGAATCTTGGTGGTACAATGAGATTAGGAGCTTATTCATGTAGATTAGCTAAAAATAGTAAAGTATATGAAGTATATAATTCAGAAATTATATATGAAAGACATAGACATAGATATGAATTTAATAATGAGTATAGAAAATTATTGCAAGAAAATGGGTTAATAATATCTGGAGTTAATGAGGAATTGGATCTTGTTGAGGTTGTAGAATGGCCTGATCATCCTTTTGGTATAGGAGTTCAATTTCACCCGGAATTTAAATCTAAACCTTTTGATCCACATCCTTTATTTAAAAATCTTATTGAAGAAGGTTTGAAATATAAAAAAAACAAATACAATAATTAA
- the kdsA gene encoding 3-deoxy-8-phosphooctulonate synthase yields the protein MIIKSREINIGSYFRIGGDNPLAFILGPCVIENEIVPLKIAEKLKELSDKYHFNFIFKASFDKANRTSYNSFRGVGLEKGINILKKVKEEFNIPVLTDIHESYQAKIVSEVVDVIQIPAFLIRQTDLVYSAAITGKVLNLKKAQFLSPFEMEHVVNKVLEAQNNNFFITDRGTFFGYNRLVNDFKYFPIYKKFAPLCLDVTHSCQLPGMAKSSGGEPEYIDNLSYAGVASYVDLLFFETHFSRKESKSDSSNLILLDDLEKLIPKLIKLGEFVRKEIF from the coding sequence ATGATAATTAAATCTAGAGAAATTAATATTGGTAGTTATTTCAGAATAGGAGGTGATAATCCTTTAGCATTTATATTAGGTCCATGCGTTATTGAAAATGAAATAGTACCATTAAAAATTGCTGAAAAATTAAAAGAATTATCTGATAAATACCATTTTAATTTTATTTTTAAAGCTTCTTTTGATAAAGCAAATAGAACTTCTTATAATTCCTTTCGTGGTGTTGGATTAGAGAAAGGTATTAATATATTAAAAAAGGTTAAGGAAGAGTTTAATATTCCAGTTTTAACAGATATACATGAGTCTTATCAAGCAAAAATAGTATCTGAAGTTGTTGATGTGATTCAAATTCCGGCTTTTCTTATAAGACAAACTGATTTGGTTTATAGTGCTGCAATCACTGGTAAGGTATTAAATTTAAAAAAAGCTCAATTTTTATCACCTTTTGAAATGGAACACGTTGTTAATAAAGTTTTAGAGGCTCAAAATAATAATTTTTTCATAACAGATAGAGGCACTTTTTTTGGATATAATAGATTGGTAAATGATTTTAAATATTTCCCTATATATAAAAAGTTTGCTCCACTTTGTTTAGATGTTACACATTCCTGTCAATTACCAGGAATGGCGAAAAGTTCAGGGGGGGAACCTGAATATATTGATAATCTATCCTATGCTGGAGTTGCTTCTTATGTGGATTTATTATTTTTCGAGACACACTTTTCTAGAAAAGAATCAAAATCAGATTCTTCTAATTTAATTTTATTAGATGACCTTGAGAAGTTAATTCCTAAATTAATAAAATTAGGGGAGTTTGTTAGAAAAGAGATATTTTAA
- a CDS encoding ATP-binding protein gives MNKNNIIFQILFLFVSLITFVFLFYLIKRFSRFIYLKSYITYSFLVIESVIFSYLVTFYIKGFILYKKRIFGNLIKFRILNYILINLVITFIIFTSFNFFYNFNKEKRNNFYNINSNIEKINYNLNEFINKDKEEIKNIFEFIYKNEIGSKNLLLLKKYIINNSRINFKNLIFIKNKDVIILNLLDENTKNYIFENYLKLKNDLEFNFYLIELENNFLILSLYKDIVIVFHPVNQDLYKLNSLFFNLNTNFKKEYNNFLYSPLAHILIYISIFMPLIFIQIFIAINYVNKFNKPLNLLLKGFENLTYEEFKLIETKKSKDEIYYLIESFNSMQKELLRQKTLSIYKSQYESFKKITHKIAHEIKNPLTPITLSLQLILKKYPYNDEFKSYLEEKIKVALNHLNQIKQISEKLYFIENLETGENEEIELIQFFQDLINKWESEDVKILLKNKINDKNEIKIFINRQSLNSIFSNLIINSIEAKRKSLEIEIEINEENNKLVINYYDNGPGIPKEISNIVFEPFYTTKDNGTGLGLSIIKSILSKYGYNIEIVYDRKIGVHFKIDLGVMS, from the coding sequence ATGAACAAAAATAACATTATTTTTCAAATTTTATTTTTATTTGTAAGTTTAATTACTTTTGTTTTTCTTTTTTATTTAATTAAAAGATTTTCAAGATTTATATATTTGAAAAGTTATATTACCTATTCATTTTTAGTTATAGAAAGTGTAATTTTTTCATATCTAGTAACTTTTTACATAAAGGGTTTTATTTTATATAAAAAAAGAATTTTTGGTAATTTGATTAAATTTAGAATTTTAAATTATATTTTAATAAATCTTGTTATAACTTTTATAATTTTTACATCTTTTAACTTTTTTTATAATTTTAATAAAGAAAAGAGAAATAATTTTTATAATATTAATTCAAATATAGAAAAAATAAATTATAATTTGAATGAATTCATCAATAAAGATAAAGAAGAAATAAAAAATATCTTTGAGTTTATATATAAAAATGAAATTGGTTCTAAAAATTTATTGCTTTTGAAAAAATATATTATTAATAATTCAAGAATTAATTTTAAAAACTTAATTTTTATTAAAAATAAAGATGTAATAATTTTAAATTTATTAGATGAGAATACAAAAAATTATATATTTGAAAACTATTTGAAATTGAAAAATGATCTTGAATTTAATTTTTATTTAATAGAGCTTGAAAACAATTTTTTGATTCTCTCACTTTATAAAGATATAGTAATTGTATTCCATCCTGTTAATCAAGATTTATATAAGTTAAATAGTCTTTTTTTCAATTTAAATACAAATTTCAAGAAAGAGTATAATAATTTTCTTTATTCTCCTTTAGCTCACATATTAATATATATTTCAATATTTATGCCTTTAATATTTATTCAAATATTTATTGCTATAAATTATGTTAATAAATTTAACAAACCACTAAATCTTTTATTGAAAGGTTTTGAAAATCTTACATATGAAGAGTTTAAACTTATTGAAACTAAAAAATCAAAAGATGAAATCTATTATTTAATAGAAAGCTTTAATTCAATGCAAAAAGAACTTTTAAGACAAAAAACTCTTTCAATTTATAAAAGTCAATATGAATCATTTAAAAAAATAACACATAAAATAGCACATGAAATAAAAAATCCTCTAACACCAATAACTCTTTCTTTACAACTAATATTAAAAAAATATCCATATAATGATGAATTTAAATCTTATCTTGAAGAAAAGATAAAAGTTGCTTTAAACCATTTAAATCAAATTAAACAGATTTCTGAAAAGTTATATTTTATAGAAAATTTAGAAACTGGAGAAAATGAAGAAATTGAATTGATTCAGTTTTTTCAGGATTTAATAAACAAATGGGAATCAGAAGATGTTAAAATATTATTAAAAAATAAAATTAATGATAAAAATGAAATTAAAATATTTATAAATAGACAAAGTTTAAATTCAATTTTTTCTAATTTAATAATAAATTCAATAGAAGCTAAAAGAAAAAGCTTAGAAATTGAGATAGAAATTAATGAAGAAAATAATAAATTAGTTATTAATTACTATGATAATGGACCTGGAATTCCAAAAGAGATTTCAAATATAGTTTTTGAACCTTTTTATACTACAAAAGATAATGGAACGGGTCTTGGTCTATCTATAATTAAATCTATATTAAGTAAATATGGCTATAATATTGAAATTGTTTATGATAGAAAAATTGGTGTTCATTTTAAAATAGATCTTGGAGTAATGAGTTAA
- a CDS encoding helix-turn-helix domain-containing protein has translation MEKKINLNQNLENKLILSPSLVLSMNILNLNNIELYQFLKEKEEENPFIEVLENKNLLYEDLKKNREKENLDEINFEEFEFIKAKYSNKRKEISTTDIIEDLLKNEETIIDKIEDYLNYFEIDNDDKNIIISFLFYLNSYGIFIKKEKEIINDLEIDKFKFENLRMVLQTIENKGIGSLNLKELFLVQIHLKGDSLSDIYYDFINENWDDFINLRLSVLEKKGYTKDFINNIIENLKNIVDLDVLSEFKGINSNYIVPDIVVNYDGSDFNIKINSYFKLKNHNYDKLKSFVFNEELKDKYKEYENIKNSINLREEIIKNFIEYFVLYQQEFLKKGIKYIKMISQKEFADKIGVSYSTLSRIVSNKYIQTDFGIFPLKFFFQTVKNKKNKNSIEYSKKDIIENIKNIIENEGERPLSDIEISQKLKEKGLNIARRTVSKYRSELGILPANLRKIKK, from the coding sequence ATGGAAAAAAAGATAAATTTAAATCAAAATTTAGAAAATAAACTTATTTTATCTCCTTCTCTTGTTCTCTCTATGAATATTCTGAATTTAAATAATATTGAATTGTATCAATTTTTAAAAGAGAAGGAGGAAGAAAATCCTTTTATTGAAGTACTTGAAAATAAAAATTTATTATATGAAGATTTAAAAAAAAATAGAGAAAAGGAAAATTTAGATGAGATAAATTTTGAGGAATTTGAGTTTATTAAAGCTAAATATAGTAATAAAAGGAAAGAGATTTCGACTACAGATATTATTGAAGATTTATTGAAAAATGAGGAAACGATTATTGATAAGATAGAAGATTATCTTAATTATTTTGAAATTGATAATGATGATAAAAATATAATAATTTCTTTTTTATTTTATTTAAATAGTTATGGGATATTTATTAAAAAAGAAAAAGAAATAATTAATGACCTTGAAATAGATAAATTTAAATTTGAAAATTTAAGAATGGTTTTACAGACTATTGAAAATAAAGGAATAGGTTCATTAAATTTGAAAGAATTATTTCTTGTGCAAATACACTTAAAAGGAGATTCTCTATCAGATATTTACTATGATTTTATCAATGAAAATTGGGATGATTTTATTAATTTAAGATTGTCAGTTCTTGAAAAAAAGGGATACACAAAAGATTTTATTAACAACATTATAGAAAATTTAAAAAATATTGTAGATCTTGATGTATTAAGTGAGTTTAAAGGAATAAACTCCAATTATATTGTGCCTGATATAGTTGTTAATTATGATGGTAGTGATTTCAATATTAAAATTAATTCCTATTTTAAATTAAAAAATCATAATTATGATAAATTAAAATCTTTTGTATTTAATGAAGAGTTAAAGGACAAGTATAAAGAATATGAGAATATAAAAAACTCTATTAATTTGCGGGAAGAAATAATAAAGAATTTTATAGAATACTTTGTATTGTATCAACAAGAATTTTTAAAAAAAGGTATTAAATATATTAAAATGATTTCTCAGAAGGAATTTGCTGATAAAATAGGAGTATCCTACTCTACATTAAGTAGGATTGTATCTAACAAATATATACAAACTGATTTTGGAATATTTCCATTAAAATTTTTCTTTCAAACTGTTAAGAATAAAAAGAATAAGAATTCCATAGAATATTCAAAAAAAGATATTATTGAAAATATTAAAAATATTATAGAGAATGAAGGGGAGAGACCATTATCAGATATTGAGATATCTCAAAAGTTAAAAGAAAAAGGGTTAAATATAGCAAGAAGGACAGTGTCAAAATATAGAAGTGAGTTAGGCATTTTACCTGCTAACTTAAGAAAGATAAAAAAATAA
- the raiA gene encoding ribosome-associated translation inhibitor RaiA, with the protein MTINYNAKNLTITEELKTYFEKRIDRITKYEDLINFIDVYFSIDKYINQVEVVIDFRKGKTVCFTGEDSDMYKAIDDVIDRIEKNVNKYKDKITNHKEAESSKVLELKQKNFVNDFEKFEIVDLNALYKKPLAIDDALFLLDKEKEKNFIVFYNYENLETDDLLVNLAIKKENHYLVYEKRNIANKLVKKVYKKEKNIIKLEEKEEEIKESNILEEIDKIDKNIYSLFIDKDSGKLVFLTKNSEKYNICLI; encoded by the coding sequence ATGACTATTAATTATAATGCAAAAAATTTAACAATTACTGAAGAATTAAAAACTTATTTTGAAAAAAGAATTGATAGAATTACAAAATATGAAGATCTTATTAATTTTATTGATGTTTATTTTTCTATTGACAAATACATAAACCAAGTTGAAGTTGTTATAGATTTTAGAAAAGGGAAAACAGTTTGTTTTACAGGTGAAGATTCTGATATGTATAAAGCAATAGATGATGTTATAGATAGAATAGAAAAGAATGTTAATAAATATAAAGATAAAATTACAAATCATAAAGAAGCAGAGTCTTCAAAAGTTTTAGAATTAAAACAGAAAAATTTTGTAAATGATTTTGAAAAATTTGAAATAGTTGACTTAAATGCCCTATATAAGAAACCACTAGCTATTGATGATGCACTTTTTCTACTTGATAAAGAAAAAGAAAAAAATTTTATTGTATTTTATAATTATGAAAACCTTGAAACTGATGATTTATTGGTAAATTTAGCTATAAAAAAAGAAAATCATTATCTAGTTTATGAAAAAAGAAATATAGCTAATAAACTAGTTAAAAAAGTTTATAAAAAAGAAAAAAATATTATAAAGTTAGAAGAAAAAGAAGAAGAGATTAAAGAGAGTAATATTTTAGAAGAGATTGATAAAATAGATAAAAATATTTATTCATTATTTATTGATAAAGACTCAGGTAAGTTGGTATTTTTAACTAAAAACAGTGAAAAGTATAATATTTGCCTTATTTAA
- a CDS encoding HPr family phosphocarrier protein, with the protein MVEKDLIIKIEDGVHARPAAMFVEKANSFSSKIKIIKDNIEVDAKSIMSIMMLGLTYGTKITIKAEGEDEEEAVESLYKFVENNFQD; encoded by the coding sequence ATGGTTGAAAAAGATTTAATTATAAAAATTGAAGATGGCGTTCATGCTAGACCTGCTGCCATGTTTGTTGAAAAAGCCAACAGTTTTTCATCTAAAATAAAAATTATTAAAGATAATATAGAAGTTGATGCGAAATCAATAATGAGTATTATGATGCTGGGATTAACTTATGGAACTAAAATTACTATAAAAGCTGAAGGAGAAGATGAAGAGGAAGCAGTTGAAAGTTTATATAAATTTGTTGAAAATAACTTTCAGGATTGA
- the lptB gene encoding LPS export ABC transporter ATP-binding protein yields MNKIEAKNLYKKFGNKQAVDDISIEINKGEIVGLLGPNGAGKSTTFYMIVGFLKPDSGQIYINGINVSRYPMYKRARLGIGYLPQTTSIFRKMTVEDNLLSILELKKLSKKEMMYIKDKLLEEFNIKYLAKQLGENLSGGEKRRVEIARSLINEPSFILLDEPFAGVDPISVKDIQEIIKRIRDKNIGILITDHNVRETLKIVDRGYIIYRGKILIEGDSTFLINNEDARKFYLGEDFYI; encoded by the coding sequence ATGAACAAAATAGAAGCAAAAAATCTTTATAAAAAATTTGGGAATAAACAAGCGGTTGATGATATTTCTATTGAAATTAATAAAGGTGAAATTGTCGGGCTCCTGGGACCTAATGGAGCTGGGAAATCTACGACATTTTATATGATAGTTGGTTTTTTAAAACCAGACAGTGGACAAATTTATATCAATGGAATAAATGTATCTAGATATCCAATGTATAAAAGAGCAAGACTTGGTATCGGATATTTACCGCAGACTACTTCAATATTTAGAAAAATGACTGTAGAGGATAATCTTTTATCTATTTTGGAGTTGAAAAAACTTTCAAAAAAAGAAATGATGTACATTAAAGACAAACTACTTGAAGAGTTTAATATTAAATATCTTGCGAAACAATTAGGAGAAAATTTATCTGGTGGTGAAAAGAGAAGAGTTGAAATAGCTAGATCTTTAATAAATGAGCCTTCTTTTATACTTCTTGATGAACCTTTTGCAGGAGTTGACCCAATATCTGTTAAAGATATACAGGAAATAATTAAAAGAATTAGAGATAAAAATATTGGTATTTTAATAACAGATCATAATGTTAGAGAAACTTTAAAAATTGTAGATAGAGGTTATATTATATATAGAGGCAAAATTCTTATAGAAGGTGATTCAACTTTTTTAATAAATAATGAAGATGCAAGAAAATTTTATCTGGGTGAGGATTTTTATATATAA